One genomic segment of Desulforamulus reducens MI-1 includes these proteins:
- a CDS encoding CPBP family intramembrane glutamic endopeptidase, giving the protein MIFKKISQNIWGISDVIWVFLLRLMFVYLFSKIVLPLISGISPRLVEILDRVILLSLTFYFVSRKSSIDKLGFHFNHLGRQVLYGVIGGGFLFALAEGTQRALVAFLVADISTNPLVKAAAGAKNFSDLLWPLLIAGLLVPFTEEVYYRGMALRAFANRWGWFLGIIISALFFSLAHLSGIWFVQIAAVGVGLAVIYSITGSLLPGIIAHGLVNSSRLLMVYFSS; this is encoded by the coding sequence ATGATTTTTAAAAAAATTTCCCAAAATATTTGGGGTATATCCGATGTAATATGGGTTTTTCTTCTTCGCTTGATGTTTGTTTATTTGTTTAGTAAGATCGTACTGCCTTTGATATCTGGAATTTCTCCCAGGTTGGTGGAGATTTTGGACCGGGTGATTTTGCTTAGCCTCACCTTTTATTTTGTATCACGTAAAAGCAGTATAGATAAGCTAGGATTTCACTTTAATCACTTGGGAAGGCAAGTTCTTTACGGGGTGATTGGGGGAGGCTTTCTTTTTGCTTTGGCAGAAGGAACCCAGCGGGCCCTGGTAGCCTTTTTAGTTGCAGATATCAGTACAAACCCTTTGGTTAAAGCTGCTGCTGGTGCAAAAAATTTTTCTGATTTATTATGGCCACTCCTCATTGCAGGGCTATTGGTGCCGTTTACCGAGGAGGTTTATTACCGTGGTATGGCCTTGCGGGCCTTCGCCAACCGCTGGGGCTGGTTCTTGGGTATTATCATAAGCGCTTTATTTTTCTCCCTGGCCCATCTCAGTGGCATTTGGTTTGTACAGATCGCCGCAGTAGGAGTAGGGTTAGCAGTTATTTATAGCATCACCGGTTCCCTTTTACCAGGCATCATAGCCCACGGACTTGTTAACAGTAGTCGTCTTTTAATGGTATACTTTAGCAGTTAA
- the bshB1 gene encoding bacillithiol biosynthesis deacetylase BshB1: protein MITVNKIDVLAIGAHPDDIEAGAGGLVAKFVQQGLSVGLLDLTAGEMSTNGTPEERQKEAQGAAQVLGVTWRKCLGLPDREITLIKKNVKALVEVIRQSRPRLILCPYWEDRHPDHVNAARLTIEAHFDAGLKKVCDHLLPHRASHLWHYFLSRATEPQFVVDVSHCYEIKRAAIMAHKTQFGQGRDIQKTFLNAGPGSFLSIIESRDCYYGSLMGCQYGEGFITAIPLAIQDPTSLLGVKG from the coding sequence TTGATTACCGTTAACAAGATCGATGTATTGGCAATTGGGGCCCATCCGGATGATATTGAAGCAGGGGCCGGGGGTCTTGTGGCAAAATTTGTTCAGCAGGGGCTCAGCGTGGGGCTGCTTGATCTTACAGCCGGGGAAATGTCTACTAACGGAACTCCTGAAGAGCGTCAGAAAGAGGCCCAAGGTGCTGCTCAGGTGCTAGGAGTAACCTGGCGCAAATGTCTGGGATTACCGGATCGAGAAATTACTCTGATTAAAAAAAACGTAAAGGCTCTGGTAGAAGTGATTCGTCAGAGCAGGCCCCGTTTAATCCTTTGCCCTTATTGGGAAGACCGGCACCCAGATCATGTCAATGCTGCCAGACTTACGATAGAAGCCCATTTTGATGCGGGGCTAAAAAAGGTTTGTGATCATTTACTTCCCCATCGTGCCAGCCATCTTTGGCATTATTTTTTGTCCAGAGCAACTGAACCTCAATTTGTCGTGGATGTTAGTCATTGCTATGAGATAAAAAGGGCGGCCATTATGGCACACAAAACACAATTTGGCCAGGGACGGGATATCCAAAAAACATTTCTGAACGCTGGTCCCGGTAGTTTTCTTTCCATAATAGAAAGTCGGGATTGCTATTATGGGTCCTTGATGGGATGTCAATATGGTGAAGGGTTTATTACGGCAATTCCTCTGGCCATTCAAGATCCGACCAGCTTGCTGGGGGTGAAGGGATGA
- the trmL gene encoding tRNA (uridine(34)/cytosine(34)/5-carboxymethylaminomethyluridine(34)-2'-O)-methyltransferase TrmL, with translation MHIVLVEPEIPANTGNIARTCSVTGASLHLVEPLGFSTDDRYLKRAGLDYWHLLDLHYHKSFAALQQQYPEGRFWYFTTKGGRPYHEASFEENDFLVFGKETAGLPKELLAANPDNCLRIPMLGQVRSLNLSNSVAIAVYEALRQHNFPNMT, from the coding sequence GTGCATATCGTTTTGGTTGAGCCAGAAATACCTGCCAACACCGGCAATATTGCTCGTACCTGTTCCGTCACCGGTGCCAGCTTACACTTGGTAGAACCCCTGGGTTTTTCTACCGATGACCGTTATTTAAAAAGAGCAGGGCTAGACTACTGGCACCTGCTGGATTTGCATTATCATAAAAGTTTTGCTGCCCTGCAGCAGCAATATCCAGAGGGACGCTTTTGGTATTTCACCACCAAAGGTGGCAGGCCTTATCATGAGGCATCCTTTGAAGAAAATGATTTTTTAGTTTTTGGTAAGGAAACTGCTGGGCTACCCAAGGAACTGCTGGCTGCCAACCCGGATAACTGCTTAAGAATCCCCATGCTGGGCCAAGTACGTTCCTTAAATCTGTCTAATTCAGTGGCCATCGCAGTGTACGAAGCCCTTAGACAGCATAATTTCCCCAACATGACATAA
- a CDS encoding LysO family transporter, which translates to MIKIAPVLIVVVLGVLMGHFNLLSIHPKNIAKFTTFCLIIMLLAMGAQLGANEKLLLDLDRLGYQALLLALGSIIGSVFMVRLAEKYISRQLRESREKAAKNQTCHKI; encoded by the coding sequence GTGATAAAAATAGCACCGGTATTGATTGTTGTGGTCCTAGGAGTGCTGATGGGGCACTTTAACTTATTATCCATTCATCCAAAAAATATTGCTAAGTTCACCACGTTTTGCCTGATAATTATGCTGCTAGCCATGGGGGCCCAGTTAGGAGCCAATGAAAAATTGTTGTTAGATTTAGATCGTTTAGGGTACCAAGCACTGTTGCTGGCCCTAGGCAGTATTATTGGCAGTGTTTTCATGGTTCGATTGGCTGAAAAATATATTAGCCGTCAACTGCGAGAAAGCAGGGAAAAAGCAGCAAAAAACCAAACTTGTCATAAAATCTAA
- a CDS encoding alanyl-tRNA editing protein: MTGIYQVDPYLLQYRTNVKGFIEDQDKTGILFEETIFYPEGGGQPSDRGTLVCDARRTSHEVLHVEQRPEGIVHWIAGSLKPTIGASVLLTVDAERRQDHMQQHHGQHILSAVFERNYGWDTVGFHLGPETSTIDLTVGDISQDVLQEVELEVNRIIMENIPVKTEYYKREDLGQELIKKLPSDQNEVRLVVIPGIDENACCGTHPQRTGEVGPCKILKIEKLRGNIRLSFICGERTIAWMRQTADTLHQLEKAIGASGNEALIRLEKREVELKKLQKERKELLSLKYRYLAKELATEAISSGETSILIQHFSEADMEMLRGVATSWCAQSGRVAVLMGGTGPFDVVMARGSGVATSMNSVAAELWPVLEGKGGGSAELVQGKAQKLPVEQLKEMVASAINRKP; the protein is encoded by the coding sequence TTGACAGGAATATACCAGGTCGATCCTTACCTGCTGCAATACCGTACCAACGTCAAAGGATTTATCGAAGATCAAGACAAAACCGGCATTTTATTTGAGGAAACTATCTTTTACCCGGAGGGGGGAGGTCAACCATCCGATCGGGGAACCCTTGTCTGTGATGCCCGTCGAACATCCCATGAAGTATTGCATGTGGAACAAAGGCCCGAGGGCATTGTGCACTGGATTGCCGGGTCCCTGAAGCCCACCATAGGTGCCAGTGTGTTATTGACTGTGGATGCAGAAAGACGGCAAGATCATATGCAACAACATCATGGTCAACACATACTGTCTGCTGTCTTTGAACGTAATTATGGTTGGGATACAGTGGGATTTCATTTAGGCCCGGAGACTTCCACCATTGACTTAACTGTGGGGGACATTTCACAGGATGTATTGCAAGAAGTGGAACTGGAAGTAAACCGGATTATCATGGAAAATATTCCGGTGAAAACAGAATATTATAAGCGTGAAGATCTTGGGCAGGAATTAATTAAGAAACTACCGTCGGATCAAAATGAAGTACGGTTGGTGGTGATCCCGGGTATTGATGAAAATGCTTGTTGTGGTACTCACCCCCAGCGTACAGGTGAGGTAGGTCCCTGTAAAATTCTAAAAATAGAAAAGTTAAGGGGAAACATAAGGTTGTCCTTTATTTGTGGCGAACGAACCATTGCATGGATGAGACAAACCGCCGACACTCTTCACCAGTTAGAGAAGGCTATCGGAGCTTCTGGTAATGAAGCCCTTATTCGGTTAGAAAAAAGAGAAGTGGAGTTGAAGAAACTCCAAAAGGAACGTAAGGAATTACTGTCCCTCAAATATCGTTATCTGGCTAAGGAGTTGGCAACGGAGGCCATTTCCTCGGGTGAAACAAGTATTCTAATACAACACTTTTCTGAAGCTGACATGGAAATGCTGCGGGGGGTGGCTACCTCCTGGTGTGCCCAGTCGGGCAGGGTGGCTGTACTAATGGGTGGTACCGGTCCCTTTGATGTGGTAATGGCCAGGGGTTCAGGGGTAGCAACCTCTATGAACAGTGTGGCTGCCGAACTATGGCCAGTGCTGGAGGGTAAAGGCGGCGGCAGTGCTGAGCTGGTCCAAGGCAAGGCTCAGAAATTACCAGTGGAACAATTAAAGGAAATGGTTGCCTCAGCCATCAACCGTAAGCCTTAA
- the nth gene encoding endonuclease III gives MEDRIQQILTRLAETYPNATTDLKYTTPFELLVAVILSAQSTDAQVNKITEKLFQKYNTAASFAQLTPAEVAEHIKGCGLFRNKSKFLVETSRILVEKYNGQVPQAREELEKLPGVGRKTANVVLGVAFGQNTFPVDTHVHRLAHRLGLASGKTPEQVEKELCQIMPPELWQPCHHWIIQHGRRICDARNPRCGQCCLIDLCPEALKKGEF, from the coding sequence ATGGAAGATAGGATACAGCAGATTCTAACCCGGCTGGCAGAGACTTATCCCAATGCCACCACAGATTTAAAATACACCACACCCTTCGAGTTGCTGGTGGCTGTCATTTTATCTGCCCAGAGTACCGATGCTCAGGTTAATAAAATTACCGAAAAGTTGTTTCAGAAATATAATACTGCGGCTTCCTTTGCCCAGTTGACCCCGGCGGAAGTGGCTGAACACATTAAGGGTTGCGGTCTCTTCCGGAATAAAAGTAAATTTCTTGTGGAAACCAGCCGTATACTAGTTGAAAAATACAACGGCCAAGTTCCCCAAGCCAGGGAAGAATTAGAGAAACTGCCCGGTGTGGGCAGGAAAACTGCCAATGTTGTTTTGGGAGTTGCCTTCGGACAAAACACCTTTCCAGTGGATACACATGTGCACCGACTGGCCCACCGCTTGGGTCTGGCTTCCGGTAAAACACCGGAACAAGTTGAAAAGGAATTATGCCAGATCATGCCGCCGGAATTGTGGCAACCCTGCCATCACTGGATTATTCAGCACGGTAGAAGGATTTGCGATGCCCGCAACCCCCGCTGTGGCCAATGCTGTTTAATAGATCTTTGCCCGGAGGCCCTTAAGAAAGGGGAGTTTTAG
- the bshA gene encoding N-acetyl-alpha-D-glucosaminyl L-malate synthase BshA — protein MKVGMLCHASYGGSGVVAAELGKCLAKRGHEVHFITVGRPFRLENYQKNIFIHEVGAFHHPLFEVPPYFITQVNKTLEVLRNYDLDLLHAHYAVPHSLSALLARQIFGKYIPVITTLHGTDTSLVGAHQEFYQTTRYSLEKSDLVTVVSSFLAEQTRQTFHFTGELPVLYNFVNTEVFKPEVRIERKSVARIDEAILIHISNFRPLKRVLDVIHIFKGVRQKRRARLILIGDGPDMPAVQKLAKRLGLTQDINFLGQIDNVAPILAAADVLLYPSSCESFGLVALESLSCGVPVVAAHACGIPEVVIHGQVGFLAEVGDVKEMARYTLMLLEDNDLKQKISNNARNYAISQFNAEQWVVKYESIYKELLNHKQDTQEG, from the coding sequence ATGAAGGTTGGTATGTTGTGCCATGCTAGCTATGGAGGTAGTGGTGTGGTGGCGGCAGAGTTAGGGAAATGTTTGGCAAAGCGGGGGCATGAGGTTCATTTTATTACGGTGGGACGCCCTTTTCGACTGGAAAATTATCAAAAGAATATTTTTATCCATGAAGTGGGTGCCTTTCATCACCCCTTGTTTGAAGTACCCCCATATTTTATTACCCAGGTCAATAAAACATTGGAAGTCTTAAGAAATTATGACCTAGATCTTTTACATGCCCATTATGCTGTGCCCCATTCCCTGAGTGCTCTTTTAGCTAGGCAAATTTTTGGGAAATATATACCAGTTATAACCACTCTGCACGGTACAGACACTTCATTGGTGGGAGCCCACCAGGAATTTTATCAAACTACCCGCTATAGTTTGGAAAAAAGCGACTTGGTTACTGTGGTTTCTTCCTTTTTGGCTGAACAAACGCGCCAAACCTTTCATTTCACAGGGGAATTGCCAGTTCTTTATAATTTTGTGAATACCGAGGTTTTTAAACCAGAAGTAAGAATTGAAAGGAAATCAGTTGCCCGTATAGATGAGGCAATTTTAATTCATATATCTAATTTTCGTCCATTAAAAAGGGTGCTGGATGTAATCCACATATTTAAAGGCGTTAGGCAGAAACGAAGAGCTCGCTTAATCCTTATCGGAGACGGGCCGGATATGCCCGCTGTTCAAAAACTAGCCAAAAGACTAGGTCTAACCCAGGACATAAATTTCTTAGGACAGATTGACAACGTTGCGCCTATTTTGGCAGCAGCGGATGTGCTGTTATACCCCTCCAGTTGCGAAAGCTTTGGACTGGTGGCATTGGAATCCTTATCCTGTGGCGTACCTGTGGTGGCTGCCCATGCATGTGGCATTCCTGAGGTGGTGATACACGGGCAGGTTGGTTTTCTTGCTGAAGTGGGGGATGTGAAAGAAATGGCCCGTTACACGTTAATGCTGCTAGAAGACAACGATCTAAAACAAAAAATATCCAACAATGCCAGAAACTATGCCATATCACAGTTTAATGCAGAGCAATGGGTGGTAAAATATGAAAGTATTTACAAAGAGCTATTAAATCATAAACAAGATACTCAGGAGGGATAA
- a CDS encoding CoA-binding protein translates to MYNNPSDEKIKELLSQFKTIAVVGLSDKPHRDSYKVAQYLQQHGYRIIPVHPRVQEVLGERAYKTLAEIPDQVDLVNVFRKSEETPQVVEEAIPLKPQAIWLQLGISNEAAAKLATNAGLAFIQNKCIKVEHARLLADGR, encoded by the coding sequence ATGTATAACAACCCCAGTGATGAAAAAATCAAAGAACTTCTAAGCCAGTTTAAAACCATTGCGGTGGTTGGTCTATCGGATAAGCCCCATCGTGATAGCTATAAGGTGGCCCAATACCTGCAACAACATGGTTATCGTATTATACCGGTTCACCCAAGGGTCCAAGAAGTTCTGGGGGAAAGGGCTTATAAAACCCTAGCAGAAATTCCAGACCAGGTGGATCTGGTAAATGTATTTAGAAAAAGTGAAGAAACCCCTCAGGTGGTGGAGGAAGCAATTCCCTTAAAGCCCCAGGCTATCTGGCTCCAGTTGGGTATCTCCAATGAGGCTGCGGCTAAGCTGGCCACCAATGCCGGTCTGGCATTTATTCAGAACAAATGCATCAAAGTAGAACACGCAAGGCTTCTGGCGGATGGAAGATAG
- a CDS encoding putative quinol monooxygenase has translation MQVITFGKLEAQEGQGNKLMEVIQEHMKALMNQPGLIHGYIAKSKGNEDKFVVISIWENEEAQQTAMTKLTSDPSAAAGFLQLMQMLNGQPEFGNYTVESITK, from the coding sequence ATGCAAGTTATCACATTTGGTAAACTAGAAGCCCAGGAAGGTCAGGGTAATAAACTAATGGAAGTTATTCAGGAACACATGAAAGCCTTAATGAATCAACCCGGTCTGATACACGGATACATAGCCAAATCCAAAGGTAATGAGGATAAGTTTGTGGTTATTTCTATATGGGAAAATGAAGAGGCACAGCAGACTGCCATGACCAAATTAACCAGTGATCCCAGTGCAGCAGCGGGATTTTTACAACTTATGCAAATGTTGAATGGTCAACCGGAGTTTGGTAATTATACCGTAGAGAGCATAACAAAGTAA
- a CDS encoding lysine exporter LysO family protein yields MTWIILGAVVLGIALGHWVIPAQYIQQLDYVTTTSLYLLLLAIGIDLGRQKEVWVRLWNMGWKVLLIPVLVAVGSLAGAVVTGLFIGLPFNESSAIGAGFGWYSLSGILIAEIYNVETGTLAFMTNVARELLTFITVPLVARYIGRLSTVAPGGATTMDTTLPVVTQATDSDMAVVAFINGSILTALVPVLVPFFINIKL; encoded by the coding sequence ATGACATGGATCATTCTGGGGGCCGTGGTACTGGGCATAGCCCTGGGCCACTGGGTAATCCCCGCACAATATATACAGCAGTTGGATTATGTCACCACCACCTCCCTATACCTACTGCTCCTTGCTATTGGTATAGACCTTGGACGTCAGAAAGAAGTTTGGGTGCGGTTATGGAATATGGGCTGGAAAGTATTATTAATTCCGGTTCTGGTGGCTGTGGGAAGCCTTGCCGGTGCAGTTGTAACCGGTTTATTCATTGGCTTACCCTTTAATGAGTCCTCTGCCATTGGGGCAGGTTTTGGCTGGTACAGTTTGTCTGGTATATTAATTGCTGAAATATATAATGTAGAAACGGGTACCCTGGCCTTTATGACCAATGTGGCCCGTGAATTATTAACCTTTATTACGGTGCCACTGGTGGCTCGTTATATTGGCCGGCTTTCCACGGTGGCACCGGGAGGAGCCACAACAATGGACACCACTTTGCCAGTGGTTACCCAGGCCACCGATTCCGATATGGCTGTTGTTGCCTTTATTAACGGCTCGATCCTAACCGCCCTTGTTCCTGTGCTGGTTCCCTTCTTTATCAATATAAAACTGTAA
- a CDS encoding glycoside hydrolase family 57 protein produces the protein MTKGYLSIVLHAHLPYVRHPESEKYLEENWFYEALTETYIPLLDVFNRLAGENVPFRLTFSISPPLLSMLMDPLLQGRYVRHLKKLMELAEKEEVRTRDGHFNSAALMYKERFQRAYHIFVHENNCNLVNAFKQLQDRGFLDITTCAATHGFLPIMMTNPEAVRAQIDTAVNLHKKHLGRAPEGIWLPECGYSPGIDENLKEYGLKYFFTDSHGLLYAYHRPRFANYAPVYCPSGVAAFARDIESSKQVWSADEGYPGDADYREFYRDIGYDLDYEYIKEYIHPDGIRVHTGLKYHRITGKVDLSHKQPYYPEWASRKAEIHAGNFLFNREKQVEYLSSIMERHPIIVAPYDAELFGHWWFEGPQWLEFLIRKMASNQSLKLITPMDYLKQYKVNQVTTPCSSTWGDAGYNGVWLNEKNHWIYRHLHMAADRMTELADMFPQANGNLRRALNQAGRELLLAQSSDWAFIIATGTMVSYAIRRTKQHLANFLRLYDDIKYCRIDEGFVSHLEWQNNIFPDIDYRSWRSRDAGQQAAIS, from the coding sequence TTGACAAAGGGTTACCTATCAATTGTTTTACATGCACATTTACCCTATGTAAGGCATCCTGAGAGTGAAAAATATCTGGAAGAGAATTGGTTCTACGAAGCTTTAACAGAAACATATATTCCCTTACTGGATGTTTTTAATAGGCTGGCAGGGGAAAATGTACCCTTTCGCTTGACTTTCTCCATTTCACCACCACTATTATCCATGTTAATGGATCCTTTACTACAGGGGAGATATGTTCGTCACCTCAAAAAGTTGATGGAATTGGCCGAAAAAGAAGAAGTACGTACCCGTGATGGCCATTTTAATTCAGCAGCTCTTATGTATAAGGAGCGGTTTCAAAGGGCCTATCATATCTTTGTCCATGAGAATAACTGTAATCTTGTGAATGCATTTAAGCAATTACAGGATAGGGGTTTCTTGGATATTACAACCTGTGCAGCCACCCATGGCTTCTTGCCGATTATGATGACCAATCCTGAGGCTGTTCGGGCCCAGATTGACACAGCTGTCAATCTACATAAGAAACATCTGGGCCGTGCACCGGAAGGAATTTGGCTACCCGAATGTGGTTACAGTCCGGGAATTGATGAAAATTTAAAAGAGTATGGCTTAAAATACTTTTTTACCGATAGTCATGGCCTATTATATGCCTATCATCGTCCCCGTTTTGCAAATTATGCGCCTGTTTATTGTCCCTCTGGGGTAGCGGCCTTTGCTAGGGATATTGAAAGTTCAAAACAGGTTTGGAGTGCCGATGAAGGTTATCCTGGTGATGCGGATTACCGAGAATTTTATCGGGATATTGGGTATGATCTTGATTATGAGTACATTAAAGAGTACATTCACCCTGATGGTATCCGGGTCCATACTGGTCTGAAGTATCACCGCATTACAGGGAAGGTGGATTTATCCCATAAACAGCCCTATTATCCGGAGTGGGCCAGCAGGAAAGCAGAAATTCATGCGGGGAATTTTCTGTTTAACAGGGAAAAGCAAGTTGAATACCTGTCTTCCATTATGGAAAGACATCCTATTATTGTAGCTCCCTATGATGCGGAGCTCTTTGGCCACTGGTGGTTTGAGGGTCCCCAATGGCTTGAGTTTTTAATTCGTAAAATGGCTAGCAATCAAAGTCTAAAGCTGATAACTCCAATGGATTACTTGAAACAATATAAGGTGAATCAGGTGACCACACCATGTTCCTCCACCTGGGGTGATGCGGGTTATAATGGGGTTTGGCTGAATGAAAAAAATCATTGGATTTATCGGCACCTTCACATGGCAGCAGATCGTATGACAGAACTGGCTGATATGTTTCCTCAAGCAAATGGTAACCTTCGCCGGGCTTTAAATCAGGCAGGGAGAGAACTCTTGTTGGCACAAAGCAGCGATTGGGCCTTTATTATTGCCACCGGAACTATGGTATCCTATGCCATTCGAAGAACCAAACAGCATCTTGCGAACTTTCTAAGATTGTATGACGATATTAAATACTGTAGGATTGATGAAGGTTTTGTATCCCATTTAGAATGGCAGAACAATATTTTTCCTGACATTGATTACCGTTCCTGGCGTAGTAGGGATGCTGGGCAGCAAGCAGCCATTTCTTAA
- a CDS encoding DUF4912 domain-containing protein, with translation MDNLWLLLLGLLALAVLAFLVFPRNHKTANALKKPELPTREPAEEFAQEISPEIPEVSHQKPVPRMEEDPFIPHYYGVNRLVVMARDPNWLYAYWEVNDQKKREFIHRYGEENWLTSRQVLRIYDVTGLNKYERGGHSYQEISLDPFADNWFIEIGQPERTFFLELGRVLLDGRYILLLTSNMVTTPRASVSERFDEQWMWIEEMYLNKEKLSYGFSSAMLVGKGLEPLETSCKI, from the coding sequence ATGGATAATTTGTGGCTTTTGCTACTGGGACTCTTAGCATTGGCTGTACTGGCATTTTTAGTTTTCCCTAGGAACCACAAAACCGCCAATGCTTTAAAAAAACCCGAGTTGCCAACAAGGGAACCAGCGGAAGAGTTTGCACAAGAAATATCCCCGGAAATTCCAGAAGTTTCTCACCAAAAACCCGTCCCTCGAATGGAAGAGGATCCATTTATACCCCACTATTATGGAGTAAATCGGCTGGTAGTAATGGCCAGGGATCCAAATTGGCTCTACGCATATTGGGAAGTGAATGACCAGAAAAAAAGGGAATTTATTCATCGGTACGGTGAAGAAAACTGGCTTACCTCCAGGCAGGTATTAAGAATTTATGATGTAACAGGTCTGAATAAGTATGAACGAGGGGGCCATAGCTACCAGGAAATTTCCCTAGACCCCTTTGCGGATAACTGGTTTATCGAAATTGGTCAGCCAGAACGCACATTTTTTCTGGAATTGGGGCGTGTATTACTGGATGGCCGGTATATTTTGTTACTGACTTCCAATATGGTGACTACGCCAAGGGCCTCTGTTTCAGAACGTTTTGATGAACAGTGGATGTGGATTGAAGAAATGTATTTAAACAAAGAAAAACTTTCATATGGTTTTAGCTCAGCCATGCTGGTGGGCAAGGGACTGGAACCCTTGGAAACTAGCTGTAAAATATAA